A genomic segment from Plasmodium coatneyi strain Hackeri chromosome 1, complete sequence encodes:
- a CDS encoding SICA antigen, producing the protein MVCYITLGKRRRRHKRAHKVRGPQTLKEQPLDHVEDQLNGLHEYTLVKERKPRSTPIKRRKKQGVRRRAGRRGVRRRMIIDIHLEVLDECQKGHLHYTKEDFFEILVQQFMKSEFMKEENVPKEEVHRGSVPKEEVQCSDSGNEFLGKMFLRKKFLSKRFQVQISGLGKEDFILTEDIPEEGVPKEQIPSSYSGIRV; encoded by the exons atggtgtgt tatattACCCTCGGTAAGCGAAGACGACGTCACAAAAGAGCTCATAAAGTACGTGGTCCTCAAACTTTGAAAGAACAACCTCTTGACCATGTGGAAGACCAGTTAAATGGtctacatgaatataccttagtaaaggaacgcaaacctcgttctacgcctataaaaaggaggaaaaaacagggCGTTCGTCGCCGTGCTGGTCgtcgtggtgtacgtcgccgtatgattattgatattcatttagaagtgttggacgaatgtcaaaaagggcaTTTGCATTatacgaaggaagacttttttgaaattttggttcaacaATTTATGAAATCGGAGTTtatgaaagaggaaaatgttcctaaggaagaagttcatCGGGGaagtgttcctaaggaagaggttcaatgttcagattccgg GAATGAGTTCCtagggaagatgttcctaaggaagaagttcctaagtaagaggttccaagttcagatttcgggtttagggaaggaagactttattcTTACAGAAGATATTCctgaggaaggtgttcctaaggaacagattCCAAGTTCATATTCCGGGATTAGGgtgtaa